The stretch of DNA TCGTCTTAGCGGTCAAGTGCGTTAGAAACAGCAGGAGCAGCGGTAGTTGCTGCATGAGACTGGACGATTTGGATGGCTACAATAACCCCAATAGAAACCTGCAGATCCAGCTCAACACTGACGGGCCTATTAAGTACGTAGAGGTCCTGGGAGGGGACATGTTGTCTCAGAGTCAGTCCTTcaggtcctgtctctctcccatgtCAGAGTTCAGTGATTTCACCTTCGTTAAGCCCAGCAGCACCACTGACTTTAAGGAGATGATCAACGTCCTAGACGCATCTTTACCCGACAGCGCCTGGACCTTTGAGAGCCAGCAGGTGAGCAGTAAACAACAGCATTGTGACGAATAATATTCCTGACTCTTGTGCTTTATGACGTCATATCATGAGAATTCAGAGTAAATTTTTCACGTAGCCTATGATGTCATAATCCGTAAGTGAAGATCCACCATCAGTTATGACATCACACCCTGAGAGTTTATGATGAACATTAGCCTGTATGATATAATAATGTCGGCCTAATATTATATAGTATTAGCGTCAAATCATGCTTACCGGTATGCACATTCACCTCAACGTTGTAGCCTATGAGAAGGGATAATATCTTAACCTGCAGGTCATATATGGTTGTAGAGTAGTTCAGAAAAATAATTCCTTGTAAACACAACTACATAAAAAGATTAGGCTTGTGTTTTCATGTAAAATATTTTCTTCATAACGAAAATGATGAAGACAATTATATGATTTATCAAAATATGAATTTACATCACACAAATTGTGTTAATAGTTATTAAACCCTCTTTCGTTGATTGCCTCATTTAGCATACCAGTGAATTATATGGATTTCGTTAGTCCTATATCATAGCACTGTAATTTCTCATTAAAGTATTTTGTCAGTACAGTAGGCCTACTAATTTGCACCGGATCAAACGATAAGTGACTTTTGTTATctaactgtaaatcgctctggataaaggcgtctgctaaattactcaaatgtaaataagTGCATATGCCATTTATTAACTGTTGTAGTAGGCCTGTTACAACACAGCTGTTGTAAGTAGGCCAATGCTCGTTGTACTTGTTATAAATGACATTGCTGCCTCCTTGCCAAGACGAGTCTAGGTTACATAATGGTGTATGGTTGAAGCGTTTTCAACACTTCTGAAATGGAAACGCCTTGGAAACATGCCACCTTGCGGCTAAATCTATTATTGCAATTTGACCATCAGTTCATCActtcattacattacattacatttaagtcatttagcagacgctcttatccagagcgacttcctTTTCAACGTTGCCTATattcaatggaagaagttcatTTTGttgacaaaacatagaaacaagaTCATACTTACTCTTGTTGTTCATACCCACCCTTGTTTGTTTCGGTCTGTGCATCATAAGTcactttatatttaaaaaaaactcaaTCATTTGCTTTTACGCTTCCCGTTGCCTTTCTGTTGTGCATTCAGAGTTGTTTTGCTTAAAACAATAATGGATTTAGCCTGTAACGTGTCGGTAACTTGGTTGTTAGTGCAAAAGAAGTGCCTCTAAAAAGTTTTTCCCTCTCGGCTTTGTGAAAGAGTTCTTTCTGTATGGGGAGCAAGTCCCGGGTTCTCGGCCAATAGGAAACTGGtctttgtgtctgtgtccccGCCCTAAGAGGAGCGGAGCagaggagacagactgtggaGAGTTTTAGCCGAGCCTTCATGCAGTTTAACCTTTCCTCTGTATTTTACATATAGAATTAGGGCGTCATGATTACTTATAAACTTCCCACCGCACTTTTTCTGAAACGCAAGTGTTTACCAACAGCCTGGTACCGTCGTTTTCACGAAACTATGGATTAGTTACGGTAAAGAGGAACTTTTAACTTTTTCCATCCCCCGGACCCCTCTCATAATGGAATCCAGACTGAGGAAGCACTGCGGACGGTGGCCCGTGCTGAGGCTATGGTTTTCCCTGGCGTGCCTCATGAGCGCGACCGCCCAGCTTAGTTACTCGGTGTCAGAGGAGCTCAGGCCGGGGGCTGTGGTCGGGAATATCGCTAAGGATTTGGGTCTCACCGTCCAAATGATAATTAAGAGAAAATTGCGGGTGGTCTCGGAATCTAACGCGGAGTACTTCGAGGTGAACCAGGCGACTGGGGATTTTATTATTAGACAGCCAATTGACAGGGAACACATGTGCGAATTAAGTGCCACATGTTCACTACATGTTGAGATTGTACTCGAGAACCCTTTAGCAATACATCGTGTTCTTGTGGATATTGTGGATGTGAATGACAATGCGCCGCACTTTTCCACTAACAATATTTCCTTGGAGATATCAGAGGCGGCCGCGCCGGGCACCCGGTTCCGACTGGAGAGTGCGCACGATCCAGATGTGGGTATCAACTCACTGCGTACTTATCACCTCGCAGCCAACGACCGCTTTGTTTTGAATGTGGAAACGAAAAGTGACGGGAGTAAGTTCCCGGAGTTAGTTTTAGAGAAGGCTTTGGATAGGGAGACGCAGGCCTCGTTTCGCCTGTTGCTTACTGCCCTAGACGGGGGACAGCCAGAGAAGTCTGGCTCCACTCTTCTACTCATTACAATTCTGGACGTCAATGACAACGCGCCCGTCTTTGACCAGTCGATGAAAAAAGTTAGCGTGTTGGAGAATGTTGAAAAGGGCACTTTAGTAACGAAACTGAACGCGACCGACGCGGATTATGCTCAGAACGGGGAGATCTCCTTCCTGTTTAGTAAATACACGCCGGACCGGGTGCTCAAGCTATTCAGCGTAGATTCGAAAACCGGTGAGGTCCGTGTGAATGGTCACGTGGATTATGAGACAGCGAATGAGTATTACGTCACTGTGCTGGCCAGGGATGGGGGAACCCCCGCCATGGAAGCATCCTGTAATATCAAAGTTGAAGTCACTGACGTGAATGATAACTCTCCGGAGGTGATGTTGACGTCACTGACCAGTCCTATCCAGGAGGACGCAGCACCGGGCACAGTTATCGCCCTCATCAGCGCAAGGGACCTGGACTCTGGTATGAACGGCAAGGTAACATTAAAGGTCCAGTCTGGCCTGCCCTTCAAACTCAACTCCGCCTTTGGAGAGCACTACAACCTCATCACCGACGGCaacctggacagagagaccatggCTGATTACACCGTGGTCATCATGGCGACCGACGCTGGATCCCCTCCCCTGTCGTCGCGTACGACCTTCGTGGTCAAGCTGTTAGACGTGAATGACAACGCTCCATCGTTCTCCCAGCCCTCCTACTCAGTGGACGTCCCCGAGAACAACGCCCCCAGCACCCCCATTGCCATGGTGATGGCCTCTGACCCGGACATAGGGGACAATGCCCGCGTCTCCTTTTCCATCCTGCCCAGCATGGTCCAGGGCTCACCCATCTCCTCCTATATCTACATCAACCCAGAAACTGGCCACATCTACAGCATGCGCTCCCTGGACCATGAAACCCTCAACGCCTTCCGCATTGAGGTGCAGGCCCGAGACGCCGGGGCGCCACCCCGGTCTACCAACGTCACCGTGCATGTATTCGTAGTAGATCTTAATGACAACGCGCCCCTCATCGTGTACCCCCCCTTCCCCCAGGATACGGGGCTGCAGCTCAGTGTACCGCAGTCGGCTGGGCCAGGGCATCTCATTAATAAACTGGTTGGGGTGGATCCTGATAGCGGTCATAACGCCTGGTTGTTCTACTCCATCGCCCCCGGGCCTCACGCTGCTCTATTCCTCATCACCCCCCACACCGGCGAGCTCCGCACCACTCGCAAACTAGCCGAGGAGGAGGGTGGCTCCGCCTATGACATCATCGTGGTCGTGCAGGACAACGGCGAACCTACTCTCTCCACCACTGTGGCCATTACGGTAACCGTGGAGGAGAAGGGCGCCAGCGACGCCGCCATAGACAACCGGAAGACGTCGTTGATGCGGCAGACTGGGATGTCTGACATCACCCTGTACCTCATCATCTCACTGGCCTGCGTCTCGGCCGTGTCCTTCCTCACCTTCTTCATCCTCATGGTCCGATGCCTCCGCCACCGCAGCGACCATGGAGGGACAGGCTGCTGCTACAGCCATTACCGGCCCAGCAGGGCCTACCATCAGAGGCCCAACAAGGACCTCCACCTGCAGCTCAACACAGATGGACCCATCCgttacatggaggtggtgggaggGGCTCAAGACCCCCCAGGAACACGAACCTACAGACCCTGCTACTCCACCACCTCCAGCCGCAGTGACTTTATGTTTGTCAAGACACCCATGATGAGCC from Salvelinus fontinalis isolate EN_2023a chromosome 29, ASM2944872v1, whole genome shotgun sequence encodes:
- the LOC129827758 gene encoding protocadherin gamma-C5-like isoform X4, producing the protein MESRLRKHCGRWPVLRLWFSLACLMSATAQLSYSVSEELRPGAVVGNIAKDLGLTVQMIIKRKLRVVSESNAEYFEVNQATGDFIIRQPIDREHMCELSATCSLHVEIVLENPLAIHRVLVDIVDVNDNAPHFSTNNISLEISEAAAPGTRFRLESAHDPDVGINSLRTYHLAANDRFVLNVETKSDGSKFPELVLEKALDRETQASFRLLLTALDGGQPEKSGSTLLLITILDVNDNAPVFDQSMKKVSVLENVEKGTLVTKLNATDADYAQNGEISFLFSKYTPDRVLKLFSVDSKTGEVRVNGHVDYETANEYYVTVLARDGGTPAMEASCNIKVEVTDVNDNSPEVMLTSLTSPIQEDAAPGTVIALISARDLDSGMNGKVTLKVQSGLPFKLNSAFGEHYNLITDGNLDRETMADYTVVIMATDAGSPPLSSRTTFVVKLLDVNDNAPSFSQPSYSVDVPENNAPSTPIAMVMASDPDIGDNARVSFSILPSMVQGSPISSYIYINPETGHIYSMRSLDHETLNAFRIEVQARDAGAPPRSTNVTVHVFVVDLNDNAPLIVYPPFPQDTGLQLSVPQSAGPGHLINKLVGVDPDSGHNAWLFYSIAPGPHAALFLITPHTGELRTTRKLAEEEGGSAYDIIVVVQDNGEPTLSTTVAITVTVEEKGASDAAIDNRKTSLMRQTGMSDITLYLIISLACVSAVSFLTFFILMVRCLRHRSDHGGTGCCYSHYRPSRAYHQRPNKDLHLQLNTDGPIRYMEVVGGAQDPPGTRTYRPCYSTTSSRSDFMFVKTPMMSHNNTLSMTLNRKHLMNSANEQKPPNADWRFTQGQRPGPSGAGGPPEMAMGTGPWPNPPTEAEQLQALMAAANVSEATATLGPGTMGLSTRYSPQFTLQHVPDYRQNVYIPGSTATLTSNPQQQQQMAAQQQALQAQPSEASAQPEPPKAAQTPASKKKSTKKEKK
- the LOC129827758 gene encoding protocadherin gamma-C5-like isoform X3, which encodes MESRLRKHCGRWPVLRLWFSLACLMSATAQLSYSVSEELRPGAVVGNIAKDLGLTVQMIIKRKLRVVSESNAEYFEVNQATGDFIIRQPIDREHMCELSATCSLHVEIVLENPLAIHRVLVDIVDVNDNAPHFSTNNISLEISEAAAPGTRFRLESAHDPDVGINSLRTYHLAANDRFVLNVETKSDGSKFPELVLEKALDRETQASFRLLLTALDGGQPEKSGSTLLLITILDVNDNAPVFDQSMKKVSVLENVEKGTLVTKLNATDADYAQNGEISFLFSKYTPDRVLKLFSVDSKTGEVRVNGHVDYETANEYYVTVLARDGGTPAMEASCNIKVEVTDVNDNSPEVMLTSLTSPIQEDAAPGTVIALISARDLDSGMNGKVTLKVQSGLPFKLNSAFGEHYNLITDGNLDRETMADYTVVIMATDAGSPPLSSRTTFVVKLLDVNDNAPSFSQPSYSVDVPENNAPSTPIAMVMASDPDIGDNARVSFSILPSMVQGSPISSYIYINPETGHIYSMRSLDHETLNAFRIEVQARDAGAPPRSTNVTVHVFVVDLNDNAPLIVYPPFPQDTGLQLSVPQSAGPGHLINKLVGVDPDSGHNAWLFYSIAPGPHAALFLITPHTGELRTTRKLAEEEGGSAYDIIVVVQDNGEPTLSTTVAITVTVEEKGASDAAIDNRKTSLMRQTGMSDITLYLIISLACVSAVSFLTFFILMVRCLRHRSDHGGTGCCYSHYRPSRAYHQRPNKDLHLQLNTDGPIRYMEVVGGAQDPPGTRTYRPCYSTTSSRSDFMFVKTPMMSHNNTLSMTLNRKHLMNSANEQKPPNADWRFTQGQRPGPSGAGGPPEMAMGTGPWPNPPTEAEQLQALMAAANEVSEATATLGPGTMGLSTRYSPQFTLQHVPDYRQNVYIPGSTATLTSNPQQQQQMAAQQQALQAQPSEASAQPEPPKAAQTPASKKKSTKKEKK